Genomic window (Nitrospira sp.):
GAGCTGAATCGCGGGAAGCAACGTGCCGCCGCCGACGTCGGTCATGATGGTCGGTGTGATAATGGGGAGCATCTGGCGCCCCAACGTCATCGCCGCCTGCCGCTCTTCGACGGAAACCAGCACCATCACTCCATGTTCTTGCTGCGCCGATCCGATCCCCCATTTTCCATAGAGGGCCGCTGCATATTCGTTGGCTGAGAGAAACGGCTTGATCGACGGCACGGTGACCACGACCATCTCCACCCCGGTCTTCCGCTCAAGATCCTGACAGACGGAACGAATCCGTTCTTTCCATTCCGCATCCAGCACGCCGGCGTGATCGCTGACATACCCCATTGGGCCGGGCAACGGCGCGCGTTCCTTCGGACGATCATAGAGAGCCCCGTGCGCAGATCCGATCACAACGAGCCACAGCAGGCTCACCGACGCCATCGCGGAAACGAATTTCCTCGGTAGGCCGATCATGCCGGCTCCTCCGTCAATCGGGCTTCCACGGATTGCACCAGCCGTTCAAAACTCTCAAGATACCGTTCCATGAGGCGAGGCACTTCCTTCTGCCCCGGCGAGATCTGCCCGCGCTTGAGAAACCAGGCGTCGCGCAGGCCCGACAGATCGACGGACAGGAATGTTTCGAAATCCTTCAGGAGCGGCTCACCGTGGGACAGCACCGGTCGCTCCAGCAATCGCTGCACCCCGCGTAAACAAGGCAGCAGCGCCGTCAAGGACAGAGGCAAGAGGATCGTAATGGCCTCTTCGGTCCCCCCGCCCTCGATAAAACGCTGGCGCACGCGGAACAAATTCCCTCGCAAGCTTTGCAACACTTCGGCACGGAGATGACGCTGATCGACCTTGAACCCGACGAACGGATCCTGACCGGCGAGGAGCCGATGCTGTTCCTGCATTTCCAGATACTCGAGAGGAAACACCCGCGCCATCGCCGGCAAGTCGGCTTGCGTCACAAACAACGGCACGACAATCTGTTCCTTAGCCCACCGGCGATGGAGCGGACCATACTTCTTAAGTTGGTCCGCCTTGGTGGATGTCACCACCAGGACAATATTCAGATTCGAACGGCCCGGCAGAAACTCGCCGCGCACGGCGCTGCCATAGAGCAACACCCCATCGAGCGAGTCGCCATACACTCGTTGCACGTCTTTTACATAGGCCCGCAAGTGCTGCTGATACTCATCCGGCAATCCGTCGATCACCCATTCGTTACCTGCCATCGTGTAACCTCGCCATTCCTGCTGCCGTATTCCGGGCAAACGGATCCGGCAGGAATCCTGCTGCCATGACTCGATCGATCAATGAAAACGGCGGCGATTGCCGCAGCCCCGCAGTCGTAGACAAGACGCGATACCGCAGCCGGGGATTCCGATCCAGCGTGCGAAACACCCGGTTACGGAGAAATCCAATCACAGGATTTGCCGTGTTCCAGAACAAGACCTGCTCATCCGCCAATCGTTGCAACATGGTGACCTGGGGACGCCGGGCATCCTCGTAGGTTTTCAGTTTTGCCGCGGAGAAATTTCGCTCTGCCAGACATTCCGGCAACAAGTCCGCGAGCGTCATCGCATCGACCATCGCTTGCATACGGCCTTGCGACGCGTGCGGGTTCATGGCATGAGCCGCGTCGCCGATCAGCACCGCGCCGTCCGCCACCCAGGTCGGCGTCCGCACACGCCCAGTCGGCATGAACGCCGTCTGACTCCAATCCGTCAATTGCTGAAACAACGGCTTGAGCGCGGGATCAATGGCCGTCCAAGCCTCCTGCACGGCCGGAAGGCCCTGCGCCTTGATACGATCATAGGTGCCGGTTGGGATCATATAGAAACAATAAACCTTGCCGCCCGCGGCAGGAAAGAGTCCGAGAATCGTTTTCTTTCCAACGTAATACTTGGCTTCAGTGATCGGCAACGGAGAATCGAGAATCGCGATCAGATACCCCTGCGGATAGAGATGCACTTCCGCCGGAATCTGCAGGGCCTGCCGAACCTTGGAAAACGCGCCATCGGCCCCGACAACCACCTTCGCACGAATCGTCACCTCTTCCCCGCCGCGCGTTGCGGTCAGACCGCTCACCTGCATCCCCTCCTTCACCAGACTGACAAAGCTGGCGCCATACCAAAGTGAGACCGACGGTTCTGCCTGGATCGCATCGAGAATGGCGTGGTGCGCCACATTCGGCAACGTCACGACGGCGTGATTATATGGCGCGGGCAACTCCTCGTAGTCGACGGTGCACAACCGCTCTCCACCCACCCGGCAGAAATGAAACTTGCGGATCGGCCTGGTCGAATCCACCGGCAACTTCTTGAGCAATCCCAACCGATCTAATACTCGTTGCCCATTCGGCTGAAGAATTTCTCCACGTAGCCCCTGCGGCGGACCTGAGGCCTGCTCGAGCACGATCGTCTTGATCCCCTGCTGAGCCAACGCAAGCGCCAATACGGCCCCTCCGCCTCCGGCCCCGACGACAGCAATATCTGTTTCGACGATGGTCCCTGCCACGTGCGTCCCGTTTATGGTTTCCAGAGATGGTAGCGCTGCGGATCGTTCCACATCGTCAAGAACTTCTGTTTCGCCTGAGCCGTAATGGCGTGATCGTGAATCACATCAAGCCGCTCATCATTGTACCGATTCCCGCTGCCGGTATGGTTCATCGATCCAGACGCGTTGATCTCGTCATCGATTACCACTTGCTTGAGATGCATTAGCCCGTCGTGCTGATTGACGAGGATGGGAATACCGGCCAGGTGCAAGGTCTCGACGGCGGTCTGTTGCTTGTGATCGTCGAGTCTCTCCCGATCGGTAATGACGCGCACATCCAGGCCGCGCTTCTTCGCCTCGACCAGGCCTTTCACGGCCAACGGCGAAGTCAGCCCATACACGGCCACGTAAATATAGCGCGAGGCATGATCGTAGATCTTCGACAGTTTCGTGAGCGGCTCATCTTCGGGTGCGTAATACACTTCGATACTGGTAGCCCGGGCTGTATTACTCACGCCTCCCACGAGACAGGCAATCGAAAGCCCACATCGAAGAAGAGATTGGGAGAAGGCTGGCCAGCACCGCCTCGTCATTCGACTTCGAAGAGATCTCGAAAGTGATCGTCGGACGCGTCCCACGCCTGAGTGGAATGGGTACCGAGCCAGCCGCGCAGGAATGCTTTCTGGCCAGGCGTCAGCTGTTGCTTGATCTGGTGCGACCGCCCTTGAAGAGGCTGAAGAAATCCCACCCGTTTCTGAAAATCCAGCGTGGCGGTGCGAACATAGACGCCGGTATACATCGACGGCTTGTCATCCTCCCCCTCGCCTTGAATCCAAACGGATAAAAACTTCTCTAACTGTAGTCCAGCACTATCCATGGCCGGGTCAGTTTCATGAAACAGCTCTTGCTCGGACTCCTTGAGAGGGGTTGCCTCAAGAGCTCGAAACATAAAATTTTGTTTCCACATCGACGACTCCTCCGAGAGGGTCGCATAGTGTATGGGGAGCCAAATGAAAGTCAAGCAATGTGCCAGGCCCGCGTTGCCTTGACAAGGGCGGAGACTCTTTGTTAACGTCCTGAAATTCCTTAATCTCTAGGCCAACTTGGGAGAATCCATGCAGGTCAAGGTCAACGGGAAATCCGAGGACATCCAGAGCGGCAGCGTCCTCGATTTGCTCACGCTCAAGAAGATCGATCCGCAAATGGTTGCGGTCGAGGTCAATGACAAAATGATCGATCGGGAACATCTCGCCACCACCACCCTCAAGGAGGGCGATCTGGTCGAATTCCTCTTTTACATGGGAGGAGGCCGGTGACGATGATTATGCACAAAGAAATTACCGAATTGATCGGCAAGACTCCGCTCGTCCGGTTGAACCGGCTATCCAAACCCGGCTCCGCGACAATCTATGGCAAAGTGGAGTTTTTTAATCCGGGCGGCAGCGTCAAGGATCGCATCTGCCTCAACATGATCAATGAGGCGGAACGGCAGGGCAAGCTGAAACCGGGCGGCACCATTGTGGAGCCGACCAGCGGTAATACAGGCATTGGCCTGGCCCTGGTCTCAGCCGTACGCGGCTATAAGCTCATCCTCGTCATGCCGGAAAGCATGAGCATGGAACGGGCAAGCCTGCTGTCCTCCTACGGTGCACAACTGGTCCTGACCCCAGCCTGGGAAGGGATGAAGGGTTCGATCAAGGAAGCCGAAAGTATCCTGGCCCAGAACCCGAGCTATTTTATGCCGGATCAGTTTTCGAATCCGGCAAATCCGGCGATGCACCGGATGACCACGGCCCCTGAGATTCTGGATGCCCTGGACGGTAAGATCGACGCGTTTGTCGCGGCGGTCGGCACAGGCGGGACGATTACGGGCTGCGGAGAGCTGTTCAAGGAAAAGAATCCGAACGTGCAAGTGATTGCAGTGGAACCGGCGGGCTCGCCGGTCTTGTCCGGCGGTGATCCGGGACCACATAAGATTCAAGGCATCGGGGCCGGGTTCATTCCCAAAGTCTTGAACCGGAAGATTCTCGACCGCGTAATTACCGTCACGGACGATGAGGCCTATCAAACAGCCAAACAGCTGTCGAAGAAAGAAGGCTTGCTGGTCGGCATTTCAGCCGGAGCTAATGTCTTCGCCGCTCAGAAAATCGCCGAAGAGCTTGGCCCAGGGAAGAATGTCGTGACCATCCTGTGCGACACCGGCGAGCGCTATATCAGCATCGAGAAGTATTTTAATATCTAGGTGCAGTGAGGGTGATGCGTGATCGGTGATGAGTCAACTCCATCAGTGGAACAGTTGAAGCATTCTCTCATCACACATCACTGATCACACGTCACAGGCTCATATGGAATTCACTGAAGAACAGATAAACCGATACAGCCGGCACATTCTCCTGCCTGAGGTCGGCGGCAAAGGCCAGAAGAAGATCGCCAAGGCGAAGATTCTCCTGGTCGGCGCCGGAGGTTTGGGTTCACCGGCTGCGCTCTATCTGGCCGCGGCCGGCGTCGGCACCATCGGTCTCATCGACAGCGACGTGGTGGACCTGACAAACTTGCAACGACAGATCCTTCACCATACGTCCGATATCGGGCGCCCCAAAGTCGTCTCCGGGAAGGAAAAGATCGCGGCGTTGAATCCCGACGTCATTGTGAAGACCTACGAGGAGCGCCTGACCGCGGGGAATGCGCTCAAGATTTTCAGTGAATACGATGTCATCATTGATGGCGTCGATAACTTCACGGCCAAATTTCTGATCAACGATGCCTGCTTCTTTGCCGACAAACCGCTGATCCATGGCGGGATCCTTCGCTTCGATGGCCGCGTGACGACGATTGTGCCGAAGAAGTCGGCCTGCTATCGTTGCGTATTCAAGACCCCGCCGCCGGTCGGCCTGGTCGCGTCCTGTCAGGAAGCAGGCGTCATCGGCGTGTTGGCCGGGATTATCGGTACAATTCAGGCCACCGAGGCGTTGAAACTCATTCTCGGCATCGGACGACCGCTGACCGATCGGTTGCTCGACTTCGACGCAAAAAAGACCCTGTTCCGGGAGATCAAAGTGAAGCGCAATCCTCACTGCGCGCTCTGCGGTGACCATCCGACGATCACCGAGCTGTTTGATGATGGGGACCCGTTTGCCGGCTGTGCCGTTCGTCCGTAGCGTTTAACTTTTTACGTATATGGTGTCGCAATGACCAAAATGAAAGCCCTCGTGTGCCGGGAATGCGCGAAAGAATATCCCACTAAAGCGATCCACGTCTGCGAGATGTGCTTCGGCCCCCTCGAAGTGAAATACAACTACGAGGAAATCAAAAAATCGATTTCGCGCAAGAAGATCCAAGAGGGTCCCCACAGCATGTGGCGCTATATCGATCTGCTTCCGGTCGAGGGCACGAACTTCGTCGGCCCGCATGCCGGATTGACGCCGCTGGTCCGCGCCAAAAATCTCGGCGCCTATCTCGGCCTCGATGAGCTCTACATTAAGAACGATACGGTCAATCACCCGACGCTCTCCTTCAAGGATCGTGTCGTCGCTGTCGCGCTGACACGCGCCCGGGAACTTGGATTTGAGACAGTGGCCTGCGCTTCGACCGGCAACCTGGCAAATTCCGTGTCCGCCCATGCGGCAGCCGCCAACCTCCATTGCTACGTCTTCATCCCGGGAGATTTGGAAGCCGCGAAGGTATTGGGCAACCTCATCTATAAACCGCATGTGGTCGAGGTCGAAGGCAACTACGACGATGTGAACCGGCTCTGCAGCGAAATCGCCGGCGAACACGGCTGGGGCTTCGTGAACATCAACATCCGCCCCTACTATGCCGAGGGCTCCAAGACGCTCGCGTACGAAACGGTCGAGCAATTGGGATGGAAGACGCCGGACCAAGTCGTCATTCCCATGGCCTCTGGCTCGCTCCTGACCAAGATCTGGAAGGGGCTGCACGAAATGAAATACGTGGGGCTCATCGACGACGTCCACACAAAGCTGAACGGCGCCCAAGCGGAAGGCTGCTCCCCGATCTCCACCGCCTTCAAAGCGGGACGCGACTTCTTCAAGCCGGTCAAGCCGAAGACGATCGCCAAATCGCTGGCCATCGGCAACCCGGCCGACGGCTATTACGCCTTAAAGGCGACGGCCGAGAGCAAAGGCGCCATGGAGATGGTGACCGACGAAGAAGTCGTCGACGGCATCAAGCTGCTGGCGCAGACCGAAGGCATTTTCGCCGAGACCGCCGGCGGAGTGACCATCGGCGTGCTGAAGAAACTGGTCAAGCAGGGGGTGATCAAGAAGAACGAAGTGACGGTCGCCTACATCACGGGGAACGGATTGAAGACACAGGAAGCAGTCATCGATGCAGTCGGACGGCCGACCCGCATTCAGCCGAGCCTGGTGGCCTTTGAAAAAACCTTTAAGTTGGGAAAGAACGGTGGTGGTGACGCATGATTAAAGTCCGCATCCCTACTCCCCTCCGGCCGCTGACGAAGAACCAGGGGGAAGTTGAAACGACAGCCGGCAGCATCACGAACATGATCGAGTCGCTGAACAGCGCGCACCCCGGCATCAAGGATCGCCTCTGCGATGAGTCCGGTGAATTGCGCCGCTTCGTGAACATCTATGTGAACGAGGAAGACATCCGATTCCTCAAGGGCAAAGAGACCATTCTGAAGGATGGCGACGAAGTCTCCATTGTGCCCGCGATTGCAGGAGGCTAACCATGTCACATTTACGCTTTCATGTGCGGTTTCCTGAAGACAAGGTCAAAGAGCCGATCATTTATCAGATCGGCCGCGAGTACAATATCGTCACCAACGTGCGCCGCGCCGATGTGCGTGAAACCACCGGCTGGGTCGATGTCGAGCTCTCAGGCGAAAT
Coding sequences:
- a CDS encoding TPM domain-containing protein, with the protein product MIGLPRKFVSAMASVSLLWLVVIGSAHGALYDRPKERAPLPGPMGYVSDHAGVLDAEWKERIRSVCQDLERKTGVEMVVVTVPSIKPFLSANEYAAALYGKWGIGSAQQEHGVMVLVSVEERQAAMTLGRQMLPIITPTIMTDVGGGTLLPAIQLGHFGEGLYRTVVALATPAQEVRVGTLPKHHFKGVGFWITLFTSLGAMSFFWWISRPDLRHPYRRIQRGEYWGTGQGGFGGNWGGFGGGTSGEGYK
- a CDS encoding FAD-dependent monooxygenase, with the translated sequence MERSAALPSLETINGTHVAGTIVETDIAVVGAGGGGAVLALALAQQGIKTIVLEQASGPPQGLRGEILQPNGQRVLDRLGLLKKLPVDSTRPIRKFHFCRVGGERLCTVDYEELPAPYNHAVVTLPNVAHHAILDAIQAEPSVSLWYGASFVSLVKEGMQVSGLTATRGGEEVTIRAKVVVGADGAFSKVRQALQIPAEVHLYPQGYLIAILDSPLPITEAKYYVGKKTILGLFPAAGGKVYCFYMIPTGTYDRIKAQGLPAVQEAWTAIDPALKPLFQQLTDWSQTAFMPTGRVRTPTWVADGAVLIGDAAHAMNPHASQGRMQAMVDAMTLADLLPECLAERNFSAAKLKTYEDARRPQVTMLQRLADEQVLFWNTANPVIGFLRNRVFRTLDRNPRLRYRVLSTTAGLRQSPPFSLIDRVMAAGFLPDPFARNTAAGMARLHDGR
- a CDS encoding phospholipase D-like domain-containing protein — translated: MSNTARATSIEVYYAPEDEPLTKLSKIYDHASRYIYVAVYGLTSPLAVKGLVEAKKRGLDVRVITDRERLDDHKQQTAVETLHLAGIPILVNQHDGLMHLKQVVIDDEINASGSMNHTGSGNRYNDERLDVIHDHAITAQAKQKFLTMWNDPQRYHLWKP
- the thiS gene encoding sulfur carrier protein ThiS; translated protein: MQVKVNGKSEDIQSGSVLDLLTLKKIDPQMVAVEVNDKMIDREHLATTTLKEGDLVEFLFYMGGGR
- the cysK gene encoding cysteine synthase A; protein product: MIMHKEITELIGKTPLVRLNRLSKPGSATIYGKVEFFNPGGSVKDRICLNMINEAERQGKLKPGGTIVEPTSGNTGIGLALVSAVRGYKLILVMPESMSMERASLLSSYGAQLVLTPAWEGMKGSIKEAESILAQNPSYFMPDQFSNPANPAMHRMTTAPEILDALDGKIDAFVAAVGTGGTITGCGELFKEKNPNVQVIAVEPAGSPVLSGGDPGPHKIQGIGAGFIPKVLNRKILDRVITVTDDEAYQTAKQLSKKEGLLVGISAGANVFAAQKIAEELGPGKNVVTILCDTGERYISIEKYFNI
- the moeB gene encoding molybdopterin-synthase adenylyltransferase MoeB produces the protein MEFTEEQINRYSRHILLPEVGGKGQKKIAKAKILLVGAGGLGSPAALYLAAAGVGTIGLIDSDVVDLTNLQRQILHHTSDIGRPKVVSGKEKIAALNPDVIVKTYEERLTAGNALKIFSEYDVIIDGVDNFTAKFLINDACFFADKPLIHGGILRFDGRVTTIVPKKSACYRCVFKTPPPVGLVASCQEAGVIGVLAGIIGTIQATEALKLILGIGRPLTDRLLDFDAKKTLFREIKVKRNPHCALCGDHPTITELFDDGDPFAGCAVRP
- the thrC gene encoding threonine synthase, which encodes MTKMKALVCRECAKEYPTKAIHVCEMCFGPLEVKYNYEEIKKSISRKKIQEGPHSMWRYIDLLPVEGTNFVGPHAGLTPLVRAKNLGAYLGLDELYIKNDTVNHPTLSFKDRVVAVALTRARELGFETVACASTGNLANSVSAHAAAANLHCYVFIPGDLEAAKVLGNLIYKPHVVEVEGNYDDVNRLCSEIAGEHGWGFVNINIRPYYAEGSKTLAYETVEQLGWKTPDQVVIPMASGSLLTKIWKGLHEMKYVGLIDDVHTKLNGAQAEGCSPISTAFKAGRDFFKPVKPKTIAKSLAIGNPADGYYALKATAESKGAMEMVTDEEVVDGIKLLAQTEGIFAETAGGVTIGVLKKLVKQGVIKKNEVTVAYITGNGLKTQEAVIDAVGRPTRIQPSLVAFEKTFKLGKNGGGDA
- a CDS encoding MoaD/ThiS family protein encodes the protein MIKVRIPTPLRPLTKNQGEVETTAGSITNMIESLNSAHPGIKDRLCDESGELRRFVNIYVNEEDIRFLKGKETILKDGDEVSIVPAIAGG
- a CDS encoding NIL domain-containing protein translates to MSHLRFHVRFPEDKVKEPIIYQIGREYNIVTNVRRADVRETTGWVDVELSGEIAEIERALDGLRKKGCVVDPIELNVVE